Proteins found in one Aethina tumida isolate Nest 87 chromosome 1, icAetTumi1.1, whole genome shotgun sequence genomic segment:
- the LOC126265499 gene encoding uncharacterized protein LOC126265499, whose amino-acid sequence MFLLFVIFTVQIFACVRTDGNGESTRQFNGVNNNRYYFNRDSNYYRYDPVKNPYVNYYGNKYPNNYRVEQNKKQYYYPYQYQRPHYNPNAQYYRPLPNGPPYYRPNVPDRQSLIDILHSVAQHDDLQCVPRIICEMISDYGSGGQTNIKLPFNVDMSSLVGLLSFVNGANTSPILYFTKAALLGVASRKDRNSCYSSYPRCPQDPDQLVKYLNNHNGGFFRYFNGQSVPQFRDGNQDNQIQKRIQNKPAIYTDNFIRNDYRDRYYNPVYYNDGTRQGTRNIKFEDSTQKYIPVHDFIDYYPVQESNSIQFSSGKRGRDLKEPGGKILFPADDYSEKYNGGGGNNGFFPNHLRPVEPIYPDRTGTGNLRFNNEELY is encoded by the exons ATGTTCCTCCTTTTCGTAATATTTACCGTGCAAATATTTGCTTGTGTACGTACTGATGGAAACGGAGAATCTACACG ACAATTCAACGGGGTGAACAATAACCGGTACTACTTCAATCGGGACTCGAACTACTACAGGTACGACCCCGTCAAAAATCCCTACGTCAATTATTACGGCAATAAATACCCTAACAACTATAGAgttgaacaaaacaaaaaacagtACTATTACCCTTATCAGTACCAAAGGCCTCACTATAATCCGAATGCGCAGTACTATAGGCCGTTGCCGAACGGCCCGCCGTACTACCGGCCGAATGTGCCGGACCGTCAATCTTTGATAGACATTTTGCACAGCGTTGCTCAGCACGACGATCTGCAATGCGTACCGAGAATAATATGCGAGATGATCTCCGATTATGGAAGCGGAGGCCAAACTAACATCAAGTTACCGTTCAACGTCGACATGTCTTCACTAGTCGG GCTGTTGTCTTTTGTAAACGGGGCGAACACCTCGCCGATCTTGTACTTCACCAAAGCAGCACTTCTTGGCGTCGCCTCGAGGAAGGACAGGAACTCCTGCTACAGTTCATACCCCCGTTGTCCTCAGGACCCGGATCAACTCGTCAAGTATTTAAACAACCACAACGGCGGGTTTTTCAGGTACTTCAACGGACAGAGCGTGCCACAGTTCAGAGACGGGAACCAGGACAACCAGATCCAAAAGAGAATACAGAACAAACCGGCGATTTACACCGACAATTTCATTCGGAACGACTACCGAGATCGATATTATAATCCTGTGTACTACAACGATGGTACCAGACAAGGCACGAGGAACATTAAATTCGAGGACAGTACTCAGAAGTACATTCCAGTGCACGACTTTATTGATTACTATCCTGTGCAGGAGAGtaattcaatacaattttctAGTGGTAAAAGAGGACGAGACTTGAAGGAGCCTGgaggaaaaatattgtttcctgCTGATGATTACTCCGAGAAGTATAACGGAGGTGGGGGAAACAACGGATTTTTTCCTAACCATTTGAGGCCAGTTGAACCAATTTACCCTGACCGAACTGGTACCGGAAATTTAAGGTTTAATAACGAAGAACTTTATTAG
- the LOC109600879 gene encoding uncharacterized protein LOC109600879 yields MAVPFNMPEDHNEVDVIVNQLQSLLTQLQASVRESQRSTRTRNPPGSTRHRVRFASGTRDRDPERQEETDGDGRPSHEHLADLMVCRHDVPSASTQLTASPIRRRTTRFQTDCDETKINITTIVDTGSQQDWAQIGITLRNIADDINPVTFREVVLFPTTKRGLLSKLPDALTCTIWTAMLGCVGWHLFRSR; encoded by the exons ATGGCAGTGCCGTTTAATATGCCCGAAGATCACAACGAAGTGGATGTGATTGTCAACCAGCTTCAGTCTTTGTTGACGCAACTTCAAGCTTCTGTCAGAGAGTCGCAGCGTAGTACCAGAACGAGGAATCCGCCAGGATCGACCCGTCACAGAG TGCGTTTCGCGTCCGGAACCCGGGACAGAGATCCGGAGCGGCAGGAGGAGACGGACGGCGACGGTCGGCCGTCGCACGAACACCTCGCCGACCTGATGGTGTGCAGGCACGACGTCCCCAGCGCGTCCACCCAACTGACGGCGTCGCCGATCAGGAGGAGGACGACCAGATTTCAGACCGATTGCGACGAAACGAAAATCAACATCACAACGATCGTCGACACCGGCTCGCAGCAGGACTGGGCCCAGATCGGCATCACGCTACGCAACATCGCCGACGACATCAATCCGGTGACGTTCCGCGAA GTGGTTCTGTTCCCCACGACGAAGCGGGGCCTGCTCTCGAAACTACCTGACGCGTTGACTTGCACCATTTGGACCGCGATGCTGGGCTGTGTGGGCTGGCACTTGTTTCGGAGTCGGTAA